A region of Nakaseomyces glabratus chromosome M, complete sequence DNA encodes the following proteins:
- the RNA1 gene encoding GTPase-activating protein RNA1 (CAGL0M04961g~Ortholog(s) have GTPase activator activity) — MATLHFTPKYEDDEVFSIAGKALKLTTKEDIQPHLDDLAKLKKCKKLDFSGNTIGTEASKALADFLGSTESVRDVVEEINFADMYTSRLVDEVVDSLKALLPVLLKCNKLTILNLSDNAFGLRTIDYLENYIANAVHLKHLILSNNGMGPFAGERIGKALFYLAQNKTKAKESMLETFICGRNRLENGSALYLALGLKSHGDGLKVVKLYQNGIRPKGVATLIHYGLKYNTKLEIIDLQDNTFTTAASLVLAKNLPLWKNTLVELNLNDCLLKAKGSKEVFKVFEDNTFENLETLRFEYNEMEQDTLETVFLPAIEDNKFPKLKNLEINGNRFEEDSDPVNALMDHFEDLELDDLEEPDSEEEEEEEEEEEKMEEIETSKIENELIELQIDNLAQELSKASI; from the coding sequence ATGGCTACACTACACTTTACACCAAAATATGAGGACGACGAGGTCTTTTCCATTGCTGGTAAGGCCTTGAAGTTGACCACAAAGGAAGACATCCAGCCCCACTTGGATGACTTGGCAAAGCTGAAGAAGTGCAAGAAACTAGATTTCTCAGGTAACACCATTGGTACTGAAGCTTCTAAAGCGTTGGCTGATTTCTTGGGATCCACAGAGTCAGTCAGGGATGTTGTTGAAGAGATAAACTTTGCAGACATGTACACTTCGAGGTTAGTCGATGAAGTGGTCGATAGTTTGAAAGCATTGCTTCCTGTGCTTTTGAAATGTAACAAGTTGACAATATTGAACTTGTCTGATAACGCTTTCGGCTTGAGAACCATCGACTACTTGGAGAATTACATCGCCAACGCCGTTCACTTGAAGCACTTGATCTTGAGTAACAATGGTATGGGCCCATTTGCAGGTGAAAGAATTGGTAAAGCTTTGTTCTATTTGGCCCAAAACAAAACCAAGGCCAAGGAATCGATGTTGGAAACCTTCATCTGTGGCAGAAATAGATTAGAAAATGGCTCTGCTTTATACCTCGCCCTAGGTTTGAAAAGCCATGGTGATGGTTTGAAAGTTGTCAAACTGTACCAAAATGGTATCAGACCAAAGGGTGTTGCTACGTTGATACACTACGgtttaaaatataacacCAAATTGGAAATCATAGACTTGCAGGACAACACTTTTACAACTGCTGCTTCTCTAGTCTTGGCTAAGAATTTACCACTATGGAAGAACACCCTGGTTGAATTGAACTTGAACGACTGTCTGCTCAAGGCAAAGGGCTCTAAAGAAGTGTTCAAAGTCTTTGAAGATAACACATTTGAAAATCTGGAAACCCTGagatttgaatataatgaaatggAACAAGACACTTTAGAAACTGTCTTTTTGCCAGCTATCGAAGATAATAAATTCCCTAAACTAAAGAATTTAGAAATTAATGGTAACAGATTTGAAGAGGATTCTGATCCAGTTAACGCTTTGATGGATCACTTCGAAGATTTGGAATTGGATGACCTTGAAGAACCTGAcagtgaagaagaagaagaggaagaggaggaagaggagaaaatggaagaaattgaaacctcaaagattgaaaatgaacTAATAGAATTACAGATAGATAACCTGGCACAAGAACTATCTAAGGCTAGCATTTGA
- the TAF9 gene encoding chromatin modification protein (CAGL0M05005g~Putative subunit of TFIID and SAGA complexes; gene is upregulated in azole-resistant strain), with the protein MEEVDSQGDLPRDVRLLHLLLASQSIQQYEDRVPLQLMDFAHRYTRGVLMDAMVYNDYASENAPGGSNAAANATNAKNAPKANTLGSGMTSNGGKNINVEDVRLAIAARTQYMFKPTAPKELLLQLAAERNKKALPQVMGSWGVRLPPEKYCLTAKSWDLDEKEEK; encoded by the coding sequence ATGGAGGAAGTAGATTCGCAAGGAGATTTGCCCAGGGATGTGCGGTTGTTGCACTTGCTTCTTGCGTCGCAGTCGATACAGCAGTATGAGGACCGTGTGCCTCTGCAACTGATGGATTTTGCACACCGGTACACTCGTGGGGTACTGATGGATGCGATGGTGTACAATGACTATGCCAGCGAGAACGCGCCTGGTGGGAGCAACGCTGCTGCCAATGCGACGAATGCCAAAAACGCGCCCAAGGCCAATACTCTGGGGAGTGGTATGACGAGCAATGGTGGGAAGAATATTAATGTTGAAGACGTACGGCTGGCGATTGCAGCACGTACACAGTACATGTTCAAGCCCACTGCGCCCAAGGAGCTGTTGCTACAACTGGCTGCGGAGAGGAATAAGAAAGCGCTGCCGCAAGTCATGGGTTCTTGGGGTGTGAGACTACCTCCAGAGAAGTACTGTCTCACTGCAAAGAGCTGGGACCTGGatgaaaaggaagaaaaatga
- a CDS encoding DUF5314 domain-containing protein (CAGL0M05115g~Protein of unknown function) has protein sequence MELVYPLLCQTIANGELASLKQQVMSLAANTYDASTTIKLTEVGDYKKWIQMLESTLTMAHSAWSEFYHAGPYDVKTISDPTVKIQLSFLNDALVCLIKKRVSDDAVKNINKIILSLTNFSNSAFKILDYLKGRYDRNNSRTSFKQNYGWITNYQSMTHEDLFREITSMMEALLNYDEYELALLNTIPKDDQAKFIVRKENLIKQSAAGMMLGYLPEHLREGYFKQWGHTAEFQTYEIVDIVVGSNVNNSQSVNHGSLANAENKNYKKQNRDKKPHFRKQKTKPKCLYCGKPHKLSECKILFQDNPDAEVFKTFGPPSIDEELSGAYEYTIQEKPETLIWNSGASTHMCCNKQFFIEYKDLKAHTSEISQYPTTSCREAREASIHAYKEPASRHHDQDHTQNPARGLKELDSVAIIKSGGSTTYSVQAVWRGC, from the coding sequence ATGGAACTTGTTTATCCTTTGTTGTGTCAAACTATAGCTAATGGTGAATTGGCTTCCCTAAAGCAACAGGTTATGAGCCTTGCCGCAAACACCTATGATGCAAGCACAACTATTAAACTAACTGAAGTTGGGGACTATAAAAAATGGATACAAATGTTAGAATCCACTTTAACCATGGCTCATTCAGCATGGTCTGAATTCTATCATGCAGGACCTTATGATGTGAAGACTATAAGTGATCCTACAGTTAAAATCCAACTTTCATTCCTGAACGATGCATTGGTTTGCTTAATTAAGAAAAGGGTATCTGACGATGCggttaaaaatattaataaaataatattatccCTCACTAATTTCTCGAACTCAGCCTTCAAGATACTAGATTACCTTAAAGGAAGATATGACAGAAATAACAGCAGAACATCATTTAAACAGAATTATGGGTGGATTACAAACTACCAATCAATGACCCATGAAGATTTATTTCGTGAGATCACTTCAATGATGGAAGCTCTGTTAAATTACGATGAGTATGAACTAGCATTGTTAAACACCATACCCAAAGATGATCAAGCCAAATTCATAGTAAGAAAAGAGAATCTAATCAAACAATCTGCAGCAGGTATGATGCTCGGATATTTACCAGAACATCTCAGAGAAGGATATTTTAAACAATGGGGACATACAGCAGAGTTTCAGACTTACGAAATTGTAGACATTGTAGTTGGTTCCAATGTCAACAATTCTCAGTCGGTTAACCATGGTTCCTTAGCAAATgcagaaaataaaaactataaGAAACAAAACAGAGACAAAAAACCACATTTCCGCAAACAAAAAACTAAGCCCAAGTGCCTATACTGCGGAAAACCGCATAAGCTCAGTGAGTGTAAAATACTATTCCAAGATAATCCTGATGCCGAAGTATTCAAAACTTTCGGTCCTCCAAGCATCGATGAGGAGCTATCCGGTGCGTATGAATACACGATCCAAGAGAAACCTGAGACATTGATATGGAATTCTGGGGCCAGTACTCACATGTGCTGCAATAAACAATTCTTCATTGAATATAAGGATTTGAAAGCACATACAAGTGAAATATCACAATATCCGACAACAAGTTGCCGCGAAGCACGTGAGGCTTCAATACATGCCTACAAAGAACCAGCTAGCCGACATCATGACCAAGACCATACCCAGAACCCAGCACGAGGCCTTAAGGAACTCGATTCTGTAGCCATTATAAAGTCTGGGGGGAGTACCACTTACTCAGTTCAAGCGGTATGGAGGGGATGTTGA
- the FUS2 gene encoding Fus2p (CAGL0M04917g~Protein of unknown function), with amino-acid sequence MYEQFQMISKNSLTPIRDYNNDFFHANDSKLPNLTRVKDGYGGARASYSDSIGGDLDTMDNKIDDRVKKSSNSSVLTDMKNINLREMLKKFIFSEEKYIEMTEKALTSYRFNMQNKKMRSKKIFDPNSKEDVILFGNLETICAVSYLYLNSLSKIVTKLELNPSSIDVIYDELVELHVTLFNRMKQPYTSYIIAYQNQTHLVKILENSTSKIVASWYHRSYDDARQIKLSEILQCPYKHVHDWLENIKILKEWLVVGTSVEEFQKLIETFTDYISHLNIDNEDNVRSSQHRHPISSIQISKSSDLNPESSGPSDDGNFVAYIPSVASSVYTEVIKPRMSPKISLDEKPCNADSNHALMLLVRLFKEKLYHLTQLRKLLVKHDITNLADNFIMQIHSWTSLLSIEKDSVFQNIHEQLNNKINLCVKLYKEKKEELGAFKFLKLESFIIKKLETVLALMKTVKGYINDLKVLHKDYLIFKKEKQMKLQDIKRTLLGTHYEQIQNKLVEQLPRFLTYINQFMVLFLLSFNAYLRDALDILISVQADLLHTEEGVNEIEKDYDKRRNVMKKTVNSHYEKSNNNIVLRRLF; translated from the coding sequence ATGTATGAACAATTTCAGatgatatcaaaaaattctCTCACACCTATAAGAGATTATAATAACGATTTTTTCCATGCAAATGATTCAAAACTTCCAAATCTGACTCGTGTTAAGGATGGGTATGGTGGCGCGCGTGCAAGTTACTCTGATTCAATTGGAGGTGACCTAGATACGATGGACAATAAAATAGATGACAGGGTGAAGAAAAGTTCAAATTCTTCTGTATTAACTGACATGAAGAATATTAATCTAAGAGAAATGCTtaagaaatttatttttagtgAGGAAAAATACATAGAGATGACAGAGAAGGCGCTTACATCATATCGGTTTAATATGcaaaataagaaaatgaGAAGCAAGAAAATCTTTGATCCTAATTCAAAGGAAGATGTTATACTTTTTGGTAATCTGGAAACAATATGTGCTGTTAGctatttatatttgaaCTCGTTGAGTAAAATTGTTACAAAGCTGGAGCTTAATCCTTCAAGTATTGATGTCATATATGATGAGCTAGTAGAGCTGCATGTGACCTTATTTAATAGAATGAAACAACCATATACTAGCTATATTATTGCTTATCAGAATCAAACACACCTTGTTAAAATATTGGAGAATTCGACTTCAAAGATAGTAGCATCATGGTATCATCGGAGTTATGATGATGCTCGTCAAATCAAATTAAGTGAAATATTGCAATGCCCATATAAGCATGTTCATGATTGGTTggagaatataaaaattttgaaagaatgGCTAGTTGTGGGTACATCAGTGGAAGAGTTTCAAAAACTGATTGAGACTTTCACGGACTATATTAGTCATCTCAATATTGATAATGAGGATAATGTCCGTTCTTCTCAGCATCGTCATCCAATATCGAGCATACAAATCTCTAAATCATCAGATTTAAATCCAGAAAGCAGTGGACCTTCAGATGATGGTAATTTTGTTGCCTATATTCCCAGTGTAGCATCTAGTGTATATACAGAAGTTATCAAGCCCAGAATGAGTCCTAAGATATCTCTAGATGAGAAACCTTGTAATGCTGACTCTAATCATGCATTAATGTTACTAGTCCGACtgtttaaagaaaaattatatcACCTTACTCAGCTGAGGAAATTGTTGGTTAAGCATGATATTACAAATCTGGCGGATAATTTTATCATGCAAATACATAGTTGGACCTCACTACTGAGTATTGAAAAAGACTCTGTATTTCAGAATATCCATgaacaattgaataataaaattaatcTTTGTGTAAAGCTTTacaaagagaagaaagaagaacttgGTGCGTTTAAATTTCTCAAGTTAGAGTCATTTATAATCAAGAAGTTAGAGACCGTTCTAGCGTTGATGAAAACTGTTAAAGGTTATATTAATGATTTAAAAGTGCTGCATAAGGACtatttaatattcaaaaaagagaaacagATGAAATTGCAGGACATTAAACGTACATTACTTGGAACACATTAtgaacaaatacaaaataaattagTCGAGCAGCTACCTCGATTCCTGACTTATATTAATCAGTTCATGGTGTTGTTCCTTTTGAGTTTCAATGCATACTTGAGAGATGCACTTGATATACTGATATCAGTTCAGGCAGATTTACTCCATACTGAAGAAGGAgtaaatgaaattgaaaaggaTTACgacaaaagaagaaatgtCATGAAAAAAACTGTAAACAGTCACTATGAAAAATCAAACAACAATATTGTACTGAGGAGACTATTTTAA
- the MBF1 gene encoding multiprotein-bridging factor 1 (CAGL0M04983g~Ortholog(s) have cytosol, nucleolus localization), whose product MSDWESHTVIGQKARAGGSGPRANVARTQGQINAARRQGLVLSVDKKYGTANTKGDAEGQRLTKVDRETDIVKPKKLDANVGKTIARVRTEKKMSQKDLATKINEKPTVINDYEAGRAIPNQQVLGKMERALGVKLRGKAIGEPLGGPKKK is encoded by the coding sequence ATGTCTGATTGGGAATCTCATACTGTTATTGGTCAAAAGGCTAGAGCTGGTGGTTCTGGTCCAAGAGCCAACGTCGCTAGAACACAAGGGCAGATCAATGCTGCCAGAAGACAAGGCCTTGTCCTTTCTGTGGATAAGAAGTACGGTACTGCCAACACCAAGGGTGACGCCGAAGGCCAGAGGTTGACCAAGGTTGACCGTgagaccgacattgtcaAGCCAAAGAAGCTGGATGCCAATGTTGGTAAGACCATTGCCCGTGTTAGAACCGAAAAGAAGATGTCTCAAAAGGACCTGGCCACCAAGATCAACGAGAAGCCAACAGTTATTAACGACTACGAGGCCGGCAGAGCCATCCCTAACCAACAAGTGCTCGGTAAGATGGAAAGAGCTCTCGGTGTCAAGCTGAGAGGTAAAGCCATTGGTGAGCCTCTAGGTGGcccaaagaagaaataa
- the BCH1 gene encoding exomer complex subunit (CAGL0M05027g~Ortholog(s) have small GTPase binding activity and role in Golgi to plasma membrane protein transport, Golgi to vacuole transport, fungal-type cell wall chitin biosynthetic process) codes for MITQASIPEVREDVIGFALGERKAILPQCQDLGPPDLITMVKYVPTPNSNATAGTTSGNGAGGANNGTAGAANGNNSLSTADPAALLAEIHSHDKLKGAIGTFFYTLGIDTSDPTSISISLKQIADAIAEKPQKWFGKFKNFSIARISLSTYNIFRRCDVNVIVHIPGAVQTYVLDSNGEHLPVSGNQTTPTVASTASANPIDQASEMDVIWAETFISGVIRSIMFMKDNADDGEAQPLVETLILNPLTAGKLDDVANTFIKLFPTVYERGVLTEAPCHVLVPTRTNNYLVDTLVELVRLTKSVDICRPMLEELIKSYPDASIVLARVLMACDYEIDAIDIINRELLPHGEEDDTISPIFRAELLCLQTQFLMNVKNDYKLALEVALSAVKFSPSEFIPWFLLTKIYIKLNDIENALLALNSCPMAQSHERYVLKRAVPIGSEDNLHLPLPENIGVDEILQLNPSDVNKEQLNSDPSLTRSAALNLKSTYLLAYRLLTEIVQITGWETLLKCRSKIFVMEDEYQISTDEVSLTNQSNRNEDTPSELNMRTKRLCDRWLDNLFMLLYEDLKIYTLWQTEQLYFEAQNSKYKKLTYEWEAFGLCAQRLGHLPEAASAFQRGLSQRFAPMSARMLLNYYIQEHHRVRNQSLSPNSELTSSQIISRINDLDSRIIDLCVKLCCWNHRWYIEFSIQLIDALSVAVQDMGIMKVINEIASRYPDAVVSIMKENFLDFLENYTNGFFDA; via the coding sequence atgattACACAGGCGTCGATTCCTGAAGTGAGGGAGGATGTTATTGGGTTTGCGCTAGGTGAGAGAAAGGCCATTCTTCCACAATGTCAGGATCTGGGACCTCCGGACTTGATTACCATGGTTAAATACGTGCCAACACCAAACTCAAATGCTACTGCAGGCACCACCTCAGGTAATGGAGCTGGTGGTGCAAATAATGGCACTGCTGGAGCAGCTAATGGAAATAATTCCTTGTCTACTGCTGATCCAGCCGCCCTGTTGGCAGAGATTCACTCCCATGACAAACTAAAGGGGGCAATTGGCACCTTCTTTTACACACTAGGTATTGATACATCTGATCCAACTTCTATTTCTATCTCTTTAAAACAAATTGCTGACGCGATTGCTGAGAAGCCTCAAAAATGGTTTGGCAAGTTTAAGAATTTCAGTATCGCCAGGATTTCCCTGTCGACATACAATATCTTCAGAAGATGTGATGTTAATGTGATTGTACACATACCAGGTGCAGTACAAACCTATGTACTAGATTCAAATGGTGAGCATTTGCCTGTCTCAGGTAATCAAACTACACCAACCGTCGCTTCCACGGCTAGCGCCAATCCAATTGATCAGGCAAGTGAGATGGATGTCATTTGGGCGGAGACTTTCATCAGTGGAGTAATTCGTTCAATTATGTTTATGAAGGATAACGCCGATGATGGTGAGGCCCAACCCTTGGTCGAAACTTTAATTTTGAATCCATTGACAGCAGGTAAACTAGACGACGTTGCAAATACATTTATAAAGCTCTTCCCAACGGTCTATGAAAGAGGTGTGTTGACTGAAGCACCTTGTCACGTTTTGGTGCCAACTAGAACAAACAACTACCTAGTTGATACTTTGGTAGAACTGGTTAGGCTAACGAAATCGGTCGACATCTGTAGACCTATGCTTGAAGAGCTCATTAAAAGTTATCCAGATGCTAGCATAGTCCTTGCGCGTGTCTTGATGGCTTGTGATTATGAGATTGATGCTATTGATATCATAAACAGAGAATTACTACCTCatggagaagaagatgatacTATATCACCTATATTTAGAGCAGAATTGTTATGCCTACAAACACAGTTTTTAATGAATGTTAAAAATGACTATAAGCTGGCGCTGGAAGTGGCTCTATCCGCAGTTAAATTTTCTCCCAGTGAGTTCATTCCATGGTTTCTGCTAACTAAGATATACATCAAGCtaaatgatattgaaaatgcCCTTTTGGCTTTGAATTCATGCCCTATGGCTCAATCACACGAAAGATATGTCCTAAAGAGAGCGGTACCTATTGGATCAGAGGATAATCTCCACCTACCATTGCCAGAAAACATAGGAGTTGATGAAATTTTACAATTAAATCCTAGCGATGTTAACAAGGAACAATTAAATTCTGATCCATCTTTAACTAGATCCGCTGCTTTAAATTTGAAGTCTACATATCTATTGGCATATAGGTTATTGACAGAAATTGTACAAATCACAGGCTGGGAGACCCTATTGAAGTGTAGATCTAAGATATTTGTTATGGAGGatgaatatcaaatatccACGGATGAGGTATCATTGACAAACCAGAGTAATAGAAATGAGGACACACCAAGTGAGTTAAATATGAGAACTAAGAGACTTTGTGATAGGTGGTTAGATAACCTTTTCATGCTTCTATATGAAGACTTGAAGATATACACATTATGGCAGACAGAACAGTTATATTTCGAAGCacaaaatagtaaataCAAGAAGCTGACATATGAATGGGAAGCATTTGGGCTTTGTGCACAGAGACTAGGACATCTTCCTGAAGCTGCTAGCGCATTCCAAAGAGGTCTTTCCCAAAGATTTGCTCCAATGAGTGCGCGGATGTTATtgaattattatattcagGAACATCACCGCGTGAGAAACCAATCCTTATCACCAAACTCTGAACTCACATCATCGCAAATAATATCACGTATCAATGACTTAGATTCTCGAATTATAGATTTATGTGTCAAGCTATGTTGCTGGAACCACCGTTGGTACATTGAGTTTTCGATACAACTTATCGACGCGCTGAGTGTCGCAGTTCAAGATATGGGTATCATGAAGGTAATCAACGAAATAGCGTCTCGTTATCCGGATGCCGTTGTATCtataatgaaagaaaacttCTTAGACTTCTTGGAAAACTATACTAACGGATTCTTTGATGCTTGA
- the DFG5 gene encoding putative mannan endo-1,6-alpha-mannosidase (CAGL0M05049g~Putative glycoside hydrolase; predicted GPI-anchor): MKLLFSLQLWVLIGTLFPDAGAINLQDNKDSICAATALIQGGMLDYYEGTRYGGTVGMFQPPYYWWQAGVAFGGMLENWFLCQNDTYKDLLMNALVAQTGPNYDYIPANQTTVEGNDDQGVWGLTILDAVERNFSAPIDGKPGWLAMSQGIFNTMYARWDMQSCNGGLRWQIFTWNSGYNYKNTISNACLFQIAARLGRYTGNTTYLDVAERVFDWLVGVGYIVLSEKGNVYDGAKVEDNCTDITAIEWTYNHGVVLGGLAYMYNATNGSSVWQSRLTSVLGGATAYFFQDDIMYESACQPYKTCNNDQRCFKSIFSRMLGFTSVLAPFTSDTIDPLLKASAMAAAGSCDGGTDGHTCGLDWQLKTNDGYYGLGEQMSALEVIQQLLIHERPAPYRADNGGTSVGDAAAGLNSTTTNVLKNNLKITGGDRAGAAIVTTIVLGIIIGGAAWMMF, encoded by the coding sequence ATGAAATTACTGTTTTCGCTTCAATTATGGGTCCTCATAGGGACTCTTTTTCCAGACGCTGGTGCGATCAATTTGCAAGACAATAAGGACTCTATATGTGCAGCCACTGCTTTGATTCAAGGTGGTATGCTTGATTATTATGAAGGTACTCGTTACGGTGGTACTGTAGGTATGTTTCAGCCTCCATACTATTGGTGGCAAGCTGGTGTTGCGTTTGGTGGTATGTTAGAAAATTGGTTTCTATGTCAGAACGACACATACAAGGATTTGTTAATGAATGCTTTGGTAGCGCAAACTGGTCCAAATTATGATTATATTCCAGCCAATCAGACTACAGTGGAAGGTAATGATGACCAAGGTGTTTGGGGTCTTACAATTCTAGATGCAGTTGAGCGTAACTTCTCCGCTCCAATTGATGGTAAACCAGGTTGGTTAGCCATGAGTCAAGGTATCTTTAATACTATGTACGCAAGATGGGACATGCAAAGTTGTAATGGTGGTCTAAGATGGCAAATTTTCACTTGGAATAGTGGCTACAATTATAAAAACACTATTTCAAATGCATGTCTATTCCAGATCGCTGCTAGATTGGGTAGGTACACCGGTAACACCACTTATTTAGATGTTGCAGAAAGAGTCTTTGATTGGCTTGTTGGTGTTGGTTACATTGTATTGTCTGAGAAAGGTAATGTTTATGATGGTGCCAAGGTTGAGGATAACTGTACTGACATCACCGCTATTGAATGGACTTATAACCACGGTGTTGTTTTGGGTGGGTTAGCTTATATGTACAATGCAACCAATGGTTCCTCTGTATGGCAGTCTAGATTGACTTCAGTTCTTGGCGGTGCTACTGCATATTTCTTCCAAGATGATATTATGTATGAGAGTGCCTGTCAACCATATAAGACATGTAACAACGATCAAAGATGTTTCAAGAGTATTTTCTCAAGAATGTTAGGTTTCACTAGTGTGTTAGCGCCATTTACTAGTGACACAATCGATCCATTGTTAAAAGCTAGTGCTATGGCAGCTGCAGGTTCCTGTGATGGTGGTACAGATGGTCATACTTGTGGTCTAGATTGGCAATTAAAGACAAATGATGGTTACTATGGTCTTGGAGAACAGATGAGTGCACTCGAAGTAATACAGCAACTGCTTATCCATGAGAGACCTGCCCCATACCGGGCTGATAATGGTGGAACTTCAGTTGGTGATGCAGCTGCTGGTTTAAactcaacaacaacaaatgtTCTAAAGAATAACTTGAAAATCACTGGTGGTGACCGTGCTGGTGCGGCAATTGTAACAACCATTGTGTTAGGTATAATAATTGGAGGTGCTGCCTGGATGATGTTTTAA
- the TRI1 gene encoding Tri1p (CAGL0M04939g~Ortholog(s) have cytosol, nucleolus localization): MDQNIDLNNYVSMLDAIISVSDPDKVSPKKIRKALEQLFSVSLENKKKEVNELIVARFQILQADPHILVSNEEFQNLKMIRGNYDALLSSKSMEKKHKLTESSKKTRIQVKKKKSKKSSKDGEKKVANPNSNAINSMKLRLSDDLYKFLGERELPRTQVVKQVWDYIKEHNLQSPEDRREIICDDRMRPIFGDKMTMFALNKILSKHLTKIEPKSEEADNSRLSVKLEDGTQA, translated from the coding sequence ATGGACCAAAATATCGATTTGAATAACTATGTGTCGATGTTAGACGCTATAATTAGTGTATCTGATCCTGATAAGGTTAGTCCCAAAAAAATACGTAAGGCTTTGGAACAACTGTTCTCTGTATCATTagagaataaaaagaaagaagtcaATGAGCTTATTGTGGCGAGGTTCCAGATTTTGCAAGCTGACCCTCATATATTGGTAAGTaatgaagaatttcaaaACCTAAAGATGATAAGGGGAAACTATGATGCACTTCTGTCATCCAAGTCAATGGAAAAGAAGCACAAGTTAACTGAATCTTCGAAAAAGACACGTATACAAgttaagaagaaaaaaagcaaGAAAAGCTCTAAGGATGGTGAGAAAAAAGTAGCCAATCCTAATTCAAATGCCATCAATTCTATGAAATTGAGATTATCAGATGATCTCTACAAATTCTTAGGAGAACGGGAACTCCCAAGAACTCAGGTTGTCAAGCAAGTTTGGGATTATATTAAGGAACATAACCTTCAAAGCCCCGAAGACCGTAGAGAAATAATATGTGATGATAGGATGAGGCCTATATTCGGTGACAAGATGACGATGTTCGCGCTGAATAAGATACTGTCAAAGCATCTGACAAAAATAGAGCCTAAGAGTGAGGAAGCTGATAATAGTAGACTATCAGTAAAGCTAGAGGATGGTACTCAAGCATGA